A stretch of the Proteus sp. ZN5 genome encodes the following:
- a CDS encoding Fic family protein — protein MAKHPVEQSPRVDYENFDFSKISPYLSKYGVVDEKGRYLSWSKLKWRVPSKEAQNIWYAVKFLRDQIKKGIGLFDKNGNEFSYCIPAPLEPKLHKIVQFGTSKMTAITDPEASINIQENYLLSSLLMEEAITSAQLEGAATTRVDAKKMLEEELTPSTPDERMILNNYMLLRLADKRKNELLTRDLLLEFHCIATNGVSENENIPGEFRCSNDIYIGNDDNPLFYPPDYNELEKRLELLCDFANREHNGENGNKFIPPIIKAIILHFMLGYEHAFRDGNGRTARAIFYWFMLKNGYDIFEYISISKIIKGNHREYGMSYLNVQKDYGDLTYFIDFNISVILNAVDELQEYLRVKTKEFYDISNMLDESKYKFKFNFIQKDLIKKGIKDPGHIFTVKSIRNIYGISENTARKLLRELEVMKIFLSIKEGRTTHYIAPADLKKKL, from the coding sequence ATGGCAAAACATCCGGTAGAACAATCACCTAGAGTTGATTATGAGAATTTTGACTTCTCTAAAATTAGCCCATACCTCAGTAAATATGGAGTTGTTGATGAAAAAGGAAGGTATTTATCTTGGTCCAAATTAAAGTGGCGGGTACCTAGTAAAGAGGCTCAAAATATTTGGTATGCGGTAAAATTTCTAAGAGATCAAATTAAAAAAGGAATTGGTTTATTTGATAAGAATGGTAATGAGTTTTCATACTGTATTCCTGCTCCATTAGAGCCAAAGTTGCATAAAATTGTGCAATTTGGTACTAGCAAAATGACGGCTATTACAGATCCTGAAGCATCAATTAATATTCAAGAAAATTACCTGTTATCTTCTTTGCTTATGGAAGAAGCCATTACAAGTGCACAATTAGAAGGTGCAGCAACGACAAGAGTCGATGCAAAAAAAATGCTAGAGGAAGAATTAACACCAAGTACACCAGATGAAAGAATGATCCTTAATAATTATATGTTATTAAGGTTAGCAGATAAAAGAAAAAATGAATTATTAACAAGAGATCTACTATTAGAATTTCACTGCATCGCAACTAATGGAGTGTCTGAAAATGAAAATATTCCAGGTGAATTTAGGTGTAGCAACGATATCTATATTGGAAATGATGATAATCCATTATTTTATCCACCTGACTATAATGAGTTAGAAAAAAGATTAGAGTTATTATGTGACTTTGCTAATAGAGAGCATAATGGTGAGAATGGTAATAAATTTATACCTCCTATTATTAAAGCCATTATTCTTCATTTTATGCTAGGTTATGAACATGCATTTAGAGACGGTAACGGTAGAACAGCAAGAGCAATATTTTATTGGTTTATGCTAAAAAATGGATATGATATATTCGAATATATATCAATAAGTAAAATAATTAAAGGGAATCATAGAGAATATGGAATGTCATATTTGAATGTTCAAAAAGATTATGGTGATTTAACTTATTTTATTGATTTTAATATCAGCGTTATTCTAAATGCAGTTGATGAATTACAAGAATATTTAAGAGTGAAAACAAAAGAGTTTTATGATATATCTAATATGCTAGATGAATCAAAATATAAATTTAAATTTAATTTCATTCAAAAAGATCTGATTAAAAAAGGTATCAAAGATCCAGGGCATATATTTACAGTTAAATCAATTAGAAATATATACGGTATTAGTGAAAATACGGCTAGAAAACTACTTAGAGAATTAGAAGTAATGAAAATATTTCTTTCAATAAAAGAAGGACGTACAACTCATTATATTGCTCCAGCTGATTTAAAAAAGAAACTCTAA
- the tnpA gene encoding IS200/IS605 family transposase: MGIKAQSSAHTKWLCKYHIVFSPKYRRKVIFNKIRSSIGEILRDLCKYKGVEIIEGHLMPDHVHMLVSIPPKICVSSFMGYLKGKSSLMIFDRHANLKYKFGNRKFWAEGFYVTTVGLNEATIQKYIREQEKSDLISDKLSSKEYENPFKG; the protein is encoded by the coding sequence ATGGGCATTAAAGCACAAAGCTCAGCACATACAAAGTGGCTGTGTAAATACCATATCGTCTTTTCGCCGAAATATAGACGGAAAGTGATTTTTAATAAAATTCGTTCAAGTATAGGTGAAATCCTTCGAGACCTTTGTAAATATAAAGGTGTGGAAATAATCGAAGGGCATCTTATGCCAGATCATGTTCATATGTTAGTGAGTATTCCACCGAAGATATGCGTATCAAGTTTCATGGGATATTTGAAAGGTAAAAGTTCGTTGATGATCTTTGATAGACATGCCAATCTCAAATATAAATTTGGCAACAGAAAGTTTTGGGCGGAAGGGTTCTATGTCACAACAGTTGGACTCAATGAAGCCACAATTCAAAAGTATATCAGAGAGCAAGAAAAGTCGGATTTAATCTCGGATAAATTGAGCAGTAAAGAATATGAAAACCCCTTCAAGGGGTAA
- a CDS encoding type VI secretion system baseplate subunit TssF: MSEIKYLKERQYLQKLAKSYAQKKPHLAEVLEPDDPQTSYLMEGFAFLSAHLQEKIDDAFPEITLPLLQRLGSQAIKGLPSTSIIQISCDKEINYSYYIPKNSSALGSNNECFSTCRDLYIEPYSLVEKQVTHQPNKSCISLTFSYLGNIEQMQSCSLNLFLSPIKNIADTLLLGLTQHFDYIELKHADQSYHGDNATFCFNSQIGKDYPIFPQSENTPKVPQQLLEGLYLPHVHHFISLDIPMIIKQLNWEKSTQFTVNIYLNKQISLTEEQCQDCFLLNCIPTVDKEKDHTVIIDFQENKSSYLLPIPDNHYLSSLSEIMLSLEPHEKERGIYCHFYSITELTSASRLLPQYQNSLFYSLTIDKDITGRTFYTVHFYDNKGEELISPPSLHFSCTYIGFEKYKDNSIGVLNAHSENMPDNLLLKNITPLSECFPPIVDDKCYWHLLSHYSANAFMLMSITTIKNMLSDYLIYSELDKQVTRKIKKSLDGCIDLNSQTYDYILKGKPHRCLSLTLILDTDYFDNEGDAFIFVSHLYHFFPFCLSENMLLEMKIKFKTDEKIKWFLSPSPLKGYKSLL, translated from the coding sequence ATGAGTGAAATTAAATATTTAAAAGAAAGACAATACCTGCAAAAACTGGCTAAATCCTACGCACAAAAAAAACCACATTTAGCGGAGGTTTTAGAGCCAGATGATCCTCAAACTAGCTATTTAATGGAGGGATTTGCCTTTCTTTCTGCTCATTTGCAAGAAAAAATTGATGATGCTTTCCCGGAAATTACACTACCTCTATTACAGCGTCTCGGCTCTCAAGCAATAAAAGGATTGCCATCAACATCAATTATTCAAATCAGTTGTGATAAAGAAATTAACTACAGCTATTACATTCCTAAAAACAGTAGTGCTCTAGGCAGTAATAATGAGTGTTTTTCAACTTGTCGCGATTTATATATCGAGCCTTATTCTCTTGTTGAGAAACAAGTGACACACCAACCTAATAAAAGTTGTATCTCTTTAACTTTTTCCTACCTTGGTAATATAGAGCAAATGCAATCTTGCTCGCTAAATTTATTTCTTAGCCCAATTAAGAATATTGCAGATACCTTGTTACTTGGGTTAACACAGCATTTTGACTATATTGAATTAAAACATGCCGATCAAAGTTATCATGGTGATAATGCAACTTTTTGTTTTAACTCTCAAATTGGTAAAGATTATCCTATTTTTCCACAATCAGAAAACACACCAAAAGTGCCACAACAATTATTAGAGGGGTTGTATCTTCCTCATGTTCACCACTTTATTAGCTTAGATATTCCAATGATTATCAAGCAGTTAAATTGGGAAAAAAGCACTCAATTTACAGTTAATATTTATTTAAATAAGCAAATTTCATTAACAGAAGAACAATGCCAAGACTGTTTTTTACTTAACTGTATTCCTACCGTTGATAAAGAGAAAGATCATACAGTTATCATTGATTTTCAAGAGAATAAATCATCTTATTTACTGCCTATTCCAGATAACCATTATCTTTCAAGTTTATCTGAAATCATGCTTTCATTAGAGCCACATGAAAAAGAGCGTGGTATTTACTGTCATTTTTATTCGATAACTGAATTAACATCAGCATCTCGCCTATTGCCTCAATATCAAAACTCTCTTTTCTATTCCTTAACAATAGATAAAGATATCACTGGAAGAACCTTCTATACGGTTCATTTCTATGATAATAAAGGTGAAGAACTTATCTCTCCACCAAGTCTACATTTTTCCTGTACTTATATTGGCTTTGAAAAATATAAAGATAACAGCATTGGTGTGTTGAATGCACACAGTGAAAATATGCCTGATAATCTATTACTCAAAAATATCACACCGCTATCAGAATGTTTTCCACCTATTGTCGATGATAAGTGTTACTGGCATTTACTGTCACATTATAGTGCTAATGCTTTTATGCTAATGTCTATTACAACAATAAAAAATATGCTAAGTGATTATTTAATTTATTCAGAACTAGATAAACAAGTTACAAGGAAAATAAAAAAATCCTTGGATGGCTGTATTGATTTAAATAGTCAGACTTATGATTATATTTTAAAAGGTAAACCACATCGTTGTTTATCTTTAACATTAATACTAGATACTGATTATTTTGATAATGAGGGAGATGCCTTTATTTTTGTTTCTCATCTTTATCATTTCTTCCCCTTTTGCTTATCTGAGAATATGTTATTGGAAATGAAAATTAAATTTAAAACTGATGAAAAAATAAAGTGGTTTTTATCACCTTCTCCATTAAAGGGTTATAAGTCACTTCTGTGA